A region from the Hypomesus transpacificus isolate Combined female chromosome 11, fHypTra1, whole genome shotgun sequence genome encodes:
- the yipf3 gene encoding protein YIPF3, whose amino-acid sequence MSESDGNKNTNTEPWGGFDDNLIQGSGSAVIDMENMDDTSGSSFEDMGEMHQRMKEEEEVSAEAAATEEETGEDGEFLGMKGIKGQLGRQVADEVWEAGKRQASKAFNLYANIDILRPYFDVEPIQVRSRLIESMIPIRMINFPQKIAGELYGPMMLVFTMVAILLHGMKTSGTVIREGTLMGTAIGTCFGYWLGVSSFIYFLAYLCNAQITMLQMLSLLGYGLFGHCVVLFITYNVHFHSLFYILWLVIGGLSTLRMVSALISRTVGQTPRLILCGTLAALHMLFLLYLHFAYHKIVEGILDTLEGPNIPPIQRVARDLPDVATAAVNATVKTLAVFLKSH is encoded by the exons GGCAGTGGGTCTGCAGTGATAGATATGGAAAACATGGATGACACATCAGGCTCCAGCTTTGAGGACATGGGGGAGATGCACCAGCGcatgaaggaggaagaggaggtgtcagcagaggcagcagcaacagaggaggagactggaGAGGATGGCGAGTTCCTAGGCATGAAGGGCATCAAGGGCCAACTGGGGAGACAGGTGGCAGATGAG GTGTGGGAAGCCGGCAAAAGGCAGGCTTCAAAGGCCTTTAACCTATATGCCAATATAGACATTCTCCGACCATACTTTGATGTAGAACCGATACAAGTTAGGAGCAG GTTGATAGAATCAATGATACCCATCCGCATGATCAACTTCCCACAA AAAATAGCTGGAGAGCTGTATGGGCCCATGATGCTGGTTTTCACTATGGTGGCCATCCTCCTGCATGGGATGAAGACATCAGGAACTGTCATT AGAGAGGGTACTCTGATGGGGACAGCCATAGGAACGTGCTTTGGTTACTGGCTGGGAGTGTCATCCTTCATCTATTTTCTGGCTTACCTATGCAATGCCCAGATTACCATGCTTCAGATGCTGTCCCTGCTG GGTTATGGCCTTTTTGGGCACTGTGTGGTGCTCTTTATTACCTACAATGTTCACTTCCACTCCCTGTTCTATATCTTGTGGCTGGTGATTGGAGGACTGTCCACTCTGAGAATG GTGTCTGCTCTCATCTCTCGGACAGTCGGCCAGACACCTCGTCTCATCCTCTGTGGGACGTTGGCAGCTCTGCACATGCTCTTCTTGCTTTACCTCCACTTTGCTTACCACAAGATTGTTGAAG GAATCCTGGACACCTTGGAAGGACCCAATATACCCCCCATTCAACGGGTGGCTAGAGATTTGCCTGATGTGGCCACAGCTGCTGTGAATGCCACAGTGAAGACCCTTGCAGTCTTTCTGAAGTCACACTGA